From Oncorhynchus nerka isolate Pitt River linkage group LG1, Oner_Uvic_2.0, whole genome shotgun sequence, the proteins below share one genomic window:
- the LOC115110972 gene encoding dual specificity protein phosphatase 19-like yields the protein MGKPFRAILGSMTNVIQSLAQGIKTFSKTNLRKQCTRVTTLSGRRITETWKGSTIHVVEDTTQPEKACGYVQDNSWDLQVGVIKPYLILGSQDAAHDFGTLKKYKVSHILNVAYGVENAFPDLFIYKTLSILDVSDTDITSYFQECSEFIDQANKENGVVLVHCNSGVSRSASVVIGYLMSREGKPFDDTFALVKSAWRATCPNPGFVEQLKGFKPKWGIQANGGDYE from the exons ATGGGCAAGCCCTTTAGGGCAATCCTCGGTTCAATG ACAAATGTGATACAGTCTCTTGCCCAGGGAATAAAGACATTTTCCAAGACCAATTTGAGAAAGCAATGCACCCGCGTGACAACATTGAGTGGCAGGAGGATTACTGAGACATGGAAAGGGTCAACTATTCATGTCGTAGAGGATACAACTCAGCCTGAGAAAGCATGCGGCTATGTACAGGACAACAGCTGGGACTTACAAGTTGGAGTTATTAAACCTTATTTAATATTAG GCTCACAAGATGCTGCACATGACTTTGGCACTCTGAAAAAATATAAG GTGTCCCACATATTGAATGTAGCCTATGGTGTTGAAAACGCCTTTCCAGACCTGTTCATTTATAAAACACTGAGCATTCTGGATGTGTCTGATACTGACATAACATCCTATTTCCAAGAGTGCTCAGAATTCATAGACCAAGCAAATAAAGAG aATGGAGTTGTGTTGGTTCACTGCAATTCTGGAGTCTCGAGGTCCGCCTCGGTTGTCATTGGATACCTGATGTCCAGGGAAGGGAAGCCTTTTGATGACACATTTGCCTTGGTAAAATCAGCCTGGCGAGCCACATGCCCAAACCCAGGCTTTGTCGAACAGTTGAAAGGTTTCAAACCTAAATGGGGCATACAAGCCAATGGTGGGGACTATGAatga